A stretch of DNA from Paenibacillus albus:
TGAGGCGCTGCTGCGCTGGAATCATCCGAAGCAGGGCATGATTGCCCCTGATGCCTTCATCCCGATTGCGGAAGAGACGGCGCTAATCGTGCCGATTGGCGAATGGGTGCTGCGAGAGTCATGCAAGCAGCTCAAAGCTTGGCAGAATCAAGGATTCCCGCTCGAGAGCATGTCCGTCAATTTGTCGGTGCGCCAGTTCGAACAGAACAATCTGTTCACTATGGTTAGCAGTGTGCTATCTGAGGTTGGCTTGCCGCCAGAGCAGCTGGAGCTTGAGCTGACGGAGAATCTGATTATAAAGAACAGAGAATTGACACTCAAGACGATGAAAGATTTGAAGGGGCTTGGCATCAGGATCGCGATCGATGATTTTGGGACAGGCTACTCGTCGCTCGGTTATTTGAAGAGCTTGCCTATCGATACGCTGAAGATCGACAAATCATTCATCCAGGACATTACCAATGATGACGATAACGCCGCCATTACCGATACGATCATTACACTTGCTCAAAACTTGAATTTGAACGTTATTGCCGAAGGCGTTGAAACGAAGCAGCATGTAGAGTTTTTATCTGCAAGGGACTGTTACTTAATGCAAGGCTACTTCTTCAGTCGTCCCATGAAAGCGATGGATATTGCAAAGCAATTTCTTACGGTTTAAAAAATGGGCGATATGGAGGCGAGCTACAATGAGAGCAGCTAGAGCTGTTTTGGAGTTTTTGAAGGAAAATGGGGTTGAGCATTTGTTTGGTATTCCGGCAGGGTCGGTCAACGCTATATTTGACGAGCTCTATGACATGCCGGAGATCGCTCCAGTCGTTACTAAGCATGAAGGTGCTGCTTCTTATATGGCGGCAGCCTATGCAAAGTACACCGGCCGGCTTAGCGTGAGCATTGGCTGCAGCGGTCCTGGCGCAACCAATCTAGTCACTGGAGCAGCGAACGCAATGCGTGAGCATCTGCCCGTGTTGTTTCTGACCGGAGCGGTGCCCGTGGGAACGATGGGACTTAACGCTTCGCAGGAGCTTGATGTGAGCCCGGTGTTCCGCCCAGTTACCAAGTACAGCGTGCTGGTCACAGAAGCGAAGGATGTGCTTCGCGAAGTAGCCAAAGCGTGTCAAATCGCAATCTCCGGTGTACCTGGTCCCGTACATGTTGCGCTACCTATTGATGTTCAGCATGCGGATGTCGGCATGCCCGTTATCCCGCCATTACTCCCGAGAAAACCCATCGTTCCAGCACTCGCTGTCATTGAGAAAGCGGCGAAGGCACTCCGCGAGAAGAAACAAGGCTGCATCTTCGTTGGGCAAGGCGTCAGAGACTCCGTTGATTCCTTGCTTGAGCTTGCAGAGCTGTTAGGCTGGCCGATCGTGACGACACCGCAGGCGAAAGGTTACATACCAGAGAGCCATCCGCAGTATGTGGGCGTGTTTGGCTTCGCTGGGCATGAAGCTGCATCGAACTTAATCGCGGACGACAGCGGCGGGGCGCTCCTCATCGTAGGCTCCAGCCTTGGCGAGACAGCGACGAAT
This window harbors:
- a CDS encoding thiamine pyrophosphate-binding protein, yielding MRAARAVLEFLKENGVEHLFGIPAGSVNAIFDELYDMPEIAPVVTKHEGAASYMAAAYAKYTGRLSVSIGCSGPGATNLVTGAANAMREHLPVLFLTGAVPVGTMGLNASQELDVSPVFRPVTKYSVLVTEAKDVLREVAKACQIAISGVPGPVHVALPIDVQHADVGMPVIPPLLPRKPIVPALAVIEKAAKALREKKQGCIFVGQGVRDSVDSLLELAELLGWPIVTTPQAKGYIPESHPQYVGVFGFAGHEAASNLIADDSGGALLIVGSSLGETATNNYNTNLTKGRYSVQLDFDQTVFNRKYSIDMPVLGDINLSLIMLIEELRTLGIPKRSVQSVYQGGVETRPVLTEEYTTKNVLLQLQQCLPESTRYTVDIGEFMSYVIHHMKVLDQDTYNINVHFGAMGTGIASAIGSKLAEPERPVVCITGDGCFFMHGMDILTAKEFGLPILFVIINNARLGMVYHGHSLQFKRTHHSFEQEAVDIAGMAAAMGIPSLRVTGMDELQQANIEPLLALNGPALVEVVLKDNNTPPMGDRVKFLSSFGK